TATATCCAGAGTAGCCatctaaaaaacaataaaatgattgaacaactagtcgttcaagcatctggtccatGAAAGGAAGAGGAAAATGATCTTTCCTTGTTGCAACATTCAActtcctatagtcgatgcacaTGCGCCACCCTGTGATTGTTCTTGTGGGAATCAAatcattcttttcatttcttatcACTGTCATGCCACCCTTCTTAGGGACTACTTGTACGGGGCTCACCTAAGCACTATCAGAAATGGGATAGATGAGGCCTGCTTCCAGCAACTTGAGCACTTCTTTGTGCACTTCTTCCTTCATAGAAGGATTAAGTCTTTGCTGCGGCTGTCTCACAGGTTTGTACTTAGCTTCCATATTGATTTTTTGCATGCAGTAGGAAGGGCTAATTCCCTTAAGGTCTGATATGTGCCATTCGATCGCTGCCCTATGCTTTTTCAAGACTTTCACCAGCCGAGATTCCTCCTCATGAGTTAGGGAGTTGCTAATCACTACTGGTCTTGCCTCATTATCTTCTAAGAACACATACTTCAAATGCATCAGCAAGATCTTCAAGTTCACTTTAGCTTTCATTGTAGGGGGATCCTTCTTCAAATAAAACTTTTTCTGCAGGGCTTCCTTTCAACCCATCCAACTCTTCCAAACATTTCttcaattctttttcttcttcctttgtaaGGCACTCCACAACATTAGTCAGAGCTTTCTCTAATGGGGATTGTGATGCCATAGCTTGAGCTACCATGGCCACCTCATGTTCAACTGCCTTCATCTTAAAATAGGCCCTGTGGTCATTTGGATGCTTAATTGCATTGAATAGATTGAAGGTAACCTTTTGATCATCGACACTCATTTCTAGGTTACCATTTCCCATGTCCACTACACACTTAGCCATCAACATGAAAGGACGGCCTAAGATGAACGGAATTTGAGCATCTTCCTCTATATCCCTGATCACAAAATCCACAGGGAATGTGAATTGACGAACCTTGGCCAACACATCCTCCACCACACCATAGGATCTTGTAATTGAATGGTTAGCAAGATGCCATGTCATTCTGGTTGGTGAAATCTCTAAGTTCCCGATCCTTTTGCACATAGATAGGGGCATCAAATTGATGCTAGCCCCCAAATCGATTAGTGCTTTTCCTACTGATACAACACCTATTGAGCACAGGATAGTCACGCTCCCTACATCTTTGTACATTGGTGGGAGGATTCTCTGAATAACTACACTACAATTACCTTCCATCATGATGTTTTCATTATTGATGTATTTACCCTTCTTGGTCAACAAATCCTTCAGAAACTTGGtgtagagtggcatctgttgCAAGCCTTCCCCGAAGGAAATAGTAATTTCCAACTTCTTGAAAATATTAAGGAAGCGAGCAAAGTATCACTCCTTGTTTTTTTTGGACGGCACCAAAGGGTATGGTGCTTCCTTTCCTGGGTTGGGGACaacctctttctttctttctctcaccAGCTtacttttagtctttttatcttcactctcttttctctctgctccctcactttctctctttttattctttttctcattttctgcTTCCTCGTTctcacttatttctttttcttccatttgttcttcctctttctctttctcttcctctgcTCCTAACTCTCCTTCATTGCTTTGACTCCCATCACCCACTAACACTCTCCTTTGGCTTCTAGTAACTACAGCTTTGTATTCCTCATTGGGATtttttttcagtattttttCCAAAACTCCCTAAGGAATTTTCTACTATTTGCTTGGCCAGCTGCCCCACTTGGATTTTTAGGTTCTTAATTGCTGACTCAGTACTCTTGTGATTGGACATTGAGACCTTCATAAACTGAGTCAATGTATCCTCCAACTTGGTGGTTCGATCATACAGGTTTGTCCCTTGGTTAGGAGGTCGATTAGAAGACCCTCCTTGGTCCTTGTTGAACTGATTTCCTGGATGTGATCTCCAGCCTTGTCCTTGATTCTGATTAAAGTTTCCTCCTTGCTGGTATCCTGAAAAACCACCTGTATGAAATCCTTGTCTGTTATGGTTTTCCATATAATTAACTTCTTTAGCTGCATTATCTTGGGCCATACAACAACCAGATTTATGAGCCCCTCCACAGATACTACAGCCCCTAACTTGCATAACTGTTGAGTGAGTCGGTTGAGCTGCTTGTAGTTGTGTTGGCAGTTTGCTTAAG
This region of Glycine max cultivar Williams 82 chromosome 7, Glycine_max_v4.0, whole genome shotgun sequence genomic DNA includes:
- the LOC102665836 gene encoding uncharacterized protein; translated protein: MPLYTKFLKDLLTKKGKYINNENIMMEGNCSVVIQRILPPMYKDVGSVTILCSIGVVSVGKALIDLGASINLMPLSMCKRIGNLEISPTRMTWHLANHSITRSYGVVEDVLAKVRQFTFPVDFVIRDIEEDAQIPFILGRPFMLMAKCVVDMGNGNLEMSVDDQKVTFNLFNAIKHPNDHRAYFKMKAVEHEVAMVAQAMASQSPLEKALTNVVECLTKEEEKELKKCLEELDGLKGSPAEKVLFEEGSPYNES